A genomic window from Streptomyces sp. MST-110588 includes:
- a CDS encoding MFS transporter — MSPRAWGILLVLCGAVFLEGIDIAMLNVALPSIRADLGLSTGSLQWVMSAYVLGYGGFMLLGGRAADLFGRRRMFLAPLAVFLVFSGLGGFATEGWVLVLARFVTGVCAAFMTPAGLSVITTGFPEGPQRNKALLIYSGTGGGGFSAGLIVGGLLTSVDWRWAFFAPVALSAVILAFGLPLIPRPREARPARGGVDLPGALTVTGAILLLALTVERAGHAPALQTLGALAVSLALFAAFVAIERRSAAPLVRLGILRTGSLLRANLVALLFTAGFFGFQFVAVLYLRELRGWSTLQTSFALLAVGVDAVLAPTVTPRLVQRFGNARVILGGLSLAAVAYALFLPVGADWTYPAMFPSMFLLGLSFALAYGPLTIVATDGVKEDEQGLAGGLLYTSFQFGAALGLASVTAVATGVIGDGGVGGAGGAGDGRSAGEILAGYRAALLVPLGTSLLGLVIGALGLRGRRNRLDGNDGSDGSDGTNGADGADATDGVVAVGGTAQATVTADPASARTSALAQPSNRA; from the coding sequence ATGAGCCCGCGCGCCTGGGGCATCCTCCTGGTGCTGTGCGGAGCGGTCTTCCTGGAGGGCATCGACATCGCGATGCTGAATGTGGCACTGCCCTCCATCCGCGCCGACCTGGGCCTGTCCACCGGCAGCCTCCAGTGGGTGATGAGCGCGTACGTCCTGGGCTACGGCGGTTTCATGCTGCTGGGCGGGCGCGCCGCCGACCTGTTCGGACGCCGCCGGATGTTCCTGGCCCCGCTGGCGGTCTTCCTGGTCTTCTCGGGCCTCGGCGGGTTCGCGACCGAGGGGTGGGTACTGGTCCTCGCCCGTTTCGTGACGGGGGTGTGTGCCGCGTTCATGACGCCCGCCGGCCTGTCCGTCATCACCACGGGCTTCCCGGAGGGCCCGCAGCGCAACAAGGCGCTCCTGATCTACTCGGGCACCGGAGGCGGCGGCTTCTCGGCCGGTCTGATCGTCGGCGGTCTGCTGACGTCGGTGGACTGGCGCTGGGCCTTCTTCGCCCCGGTCGCCCTGTCGGCCGTCATCCTGGCCTTCGGACTGCCGCTCATCCCCCGGCCACGGGAGGCGCGGCCGGCCAGGGGCGGCGTGGACCTGCCCGGAGCGCTCACCGTCACCGGGGCGATCCTGCTGCTCGCGCTGACGGTGGAGCGGGCCGGCCACGCCCCCGCGCTCCAGACCCTGGGCGCCCTCGCCGTCTCCCTCGCCCTGTTCGCCGCGTTCGTGGCCATCGAGCGCCGGTCCGCCGCCCCGCTGGTGCGGCTGGGCATCCTGCGTACGGGCTCCCTGCTGCGTGCCAACCTCGTGGCGCTGCTGTTCACCGCCGGATTCTTCGGTTTCCAGTTCGTCGCGGTGCTCTACCTGCGGGAGCTGCGCGGCTGGTCGACGCTCCAGACGAGCTTCGCGCTGCTGGCGGTGGGCGTCGACGCGGTGCTCGCCCCGACCGTCACGCCCCGGCTCGTACAGCGCTTCGGGAACGCGCGGGTGATCCTCGGCGGCCTGTCCCTGGCCGCCGTGGCCTACGCGCTGTTCCTGCCGGTCGGCGCGGACTGGACGTACCCGGCCATGTTCCCGAGCATGTTCCTGCTCGGCCTCTCCTTCGCCCTCGCCTACGGGCCGCTCACCATCGTGGCCACGGACGGCGTCAAGGAGGACGAACAGGGCCTGGCGGGCGGCCTGTTGTACACCTCCTTCCAGTTCGGCGCGGCACTCGGCCTGGCGTCGGTCACCGCGGTCGCCACGGGCGTCATCGGTGACGGCGGTGTGGGCGGTGCCGGTGGTGCCGGTGACGGCCGGTCGGCCGGAGAGATCCTCGCGGGCTACCGGGCGGCGCTGCTGGTACCGCTGGGTACGTCCCTACTGGGCCTGGTCATCGGCGCACTGGGGCTGCGCGGGCGCCGCAACCGCCTCGACGGGAACGACGGGAGCGATGGGAGCGATGGCACGAACGGGGCCGATGGGGCCGATGCGACCGATGGGGTCGTCGCGGTCGGCGGAACGGCGCAGGCCACCGTCACCGCGGACCCGGCCTCGGCGCGAACGTCCGCCCTCGCGCAGCCGTCGAACCGCGCGTAG
- a CDS encoding NCS2 family permease codes for MTQQSIEPDATAATGHPAPVPAAHPATTATTAQDAGAGSRPPAGRSWLDRYFHISDRGSTVAREVRGGITTFMAMCYILLLNPLILATPDVDGNALAPSGVVTATAFAAALTTLLMGFFGKVPLALAAGLNVSAALTAQVVPHMTWPQAMGMCVVYGAVIMLLVVTGLRERVMNAIPPALKHAITMGIGMFVALLGLVKAGFVGKGGGGPVQLGPGGELAGWPVLFFCVTLLLIFMLQARKVPGAILIGIAAGTLLAVTVSKAGALTDKDWGGVAPALHGSAVAAPDFGLFGQVEFGGWERIGALSVGLIVFTLVLAGFFDAMATVIGVGTEAGLADERGRMPGLSKALFVDGAGGAIGGVAGASGQTVFIESASGVGEGARTGLSSVVTGLFFAACLFFTPLTRLVPAQVAAAALVVIGSMMMSTAKHVDWSDRSVSVPVFLTMALMPFTYSITAGVGAGVIAYSAIKAAQGRWREVGAFMWGLTAVFLVYFCLHPIEHWLGVK; via the coding sequence ATGACCCAGCAGTCCATCGAGCCGGACGCCACGGCGGCCACCGGGCACCCGGCCCCGGTACCGGCGGCTCATCCGGCGACCACGGCGACCACGGCGCAGGACGCGGGCGCGGGCTCGCGTCCGCCCGCCGGCCGGTCCTGGCTCGACCGCTACTTCCACATATCCGACAGGGGGTCGACGGTCGCCCGGGAGGTACGCGGCGGCATCACCACCTTCATGGCGATGTGCTACATCCTCCTGCTCAACCCCTTGATCCTCGCCACCCCCGACGTGGACGGCAACGCCCTGGCCCCGAGCGGCGTGGTGACCGCGACGGCCTTCGCGGCGGCGCTCACCACCCTGCTCATGGGCTTCTTCGGGAAGGTGCCGCTCGCCCTGGCCGCCGGACTGAACGTCTCGGCCGCCCTGACCGCACAGGTCGTCCCGCACATGACATGGCCGCAGGCCATGGGGATGTGCGTGGTCTACGGCGCCGTCATCATGCTCCTGGTGGTCACCGGCCTGCGCGAGCGGGTCATGAACGCCATCCCGCCGGCGCTCAAGCACGCGATCACCATGGGCATCGGCATGTTCGTCGCCCTGCTCGGGCTGGTGAAGGCGGGGTTCGTCGGCAAGGGCGGCGGCGGACCCGTACAGCTCGGACCGGGCGGTGAACTGGCCGGCTGGCCCGTCCTGTTCTTCTGCGTCACCCTGCTGCTGATCTTCATGCTCCAGGCCCGGAAGGTGCCCGGCGCCATCCTCATCGGCATCGCCGCCGGCACGCTGCTGGCCGTCACCGTCAGCAAGGCCGGCGCTCTCACCGACAAGGACTGGGGCGGCGTGGCCCCGGCACTGCACGGCAGCGCGGTCGCCGCCCCCGACTTCGGGCTCTTCGGGCAGGTCGAGTTCGGCGGCTGGGAGCGGATCGGCGCGCTGAGCGTGGGCCTGATCGTCTTCACCCTGGTGCTGGCCGGGTTCTTCGACGCCATGGCGACCGTCATCGGCGTCGGTACGGAAGCCGGGCTGGCCGACGAACGGGGCCGGATGCCGGGCCTGTCCAAGGCGCTGTTCGTCGACGGCGCGGGCGGGGCGATCGGCGGCGTGGCCGGCGCGTCGGGGCAGACCGTGTTCATCGAGTCGGCGAGCGGCGTCGGCGAGGGGGCCCGTACCGGACTGTCCTCGGTGGTCACCGGCCTGTTCTTCGCGGCCTGTCTGTTCTTCACCCCCCTCACCCGCCTCGTGCCCGCCCAGGTGGCGGCGGCGGCCCTGGTCGTGATCGGCTCGATGATGATGAGCACCGCCAAGCACGTCGACTGGAGTGACCGCTCGGTATCGGTCCCGGTCTTCCTGACCATGGCCCTGATGCCGTTCACGTACAGCATCACCGCCGGTGTCGGCGCGGGCGTCATCGCCTACAGCGCCATCAAGGCGGCGCAGGGACGGTGGCGCGAGGTCGGCGCCTTCATGTGGGGGCTGACCGCCGTCTTCCTCGTCTACTTCTGCCTCCACCCCATCGAGCACTGGCTCGGCGTCAAGTAA
- a CDS encoding endonuclease/exonuclease/phosphatase family protein, producing MATGAVALGSGRWPRRSGRGLRRRPVAWCAGALLAGVSLPLAFRAAGCDGITPVPQLLAFLPWLAVPAGLALLLAFAARWRTGCAWAAGALLVTAAFIRPYGAEPPAAHGPAVATLRVLSANLEFGRATGGLLEVLRRERPDLVSLQECDPVRCAAAVGSAEVRAAYPYRISAGDGAAQGSAILSRHPLVPDGEVAGELAMPRAQVTVRGHRLRFQVAHPMPPLPGTLDTWRAELGRLRGLAARHDGRPLVIAGDFNASQDHAAFRALLDTGLRDSARAVGSARTPSWPAGTAPPLGAQIDHVLAGDALRPCAARFLDLPDTDHRALLVRLTLYAGH from the coding sequence ATGGCCACGGGGGCGGTGGCCCTGGGGTCGGGGCGGTGGCCGCGTAGGTCGGGGCGGGGGCTCCGGCGGCGGCCGGTGGCGTGGTGTGCGGGTGCGCTGCTGGCCGGCGTGAGCCTGCCGCTGGCCTTCCGGGCCGCGGGCTGCGACGGCATCACGCCCGTCCCCCAGCTCCTGGCCTTCCTGCCCTGGCTGGCGGTGCCGGCCGGGCTCGCCCTGCTGCTGGCCTTCGCCGCCCGCTGGCGGACCGGCTGCGCCTGGGCGGCCGGGGCGCTGCTGGTCACCGCCGCCTTCATCCGTCCGTACGGGGCCGAGCCGCCCGCGGCACACGGGCCCGCCGTGGCCACGCTGCGCGTGCTGAGCGCGAACCTGGAGTTCGGCCGGGCCACCGGCGGACTGCTGGAGGTGCTGCGGCGGGAGCGGCCGGACCTGGTGTCCCTCCAGGAATGCGATCCGGTGCGGTGCGCCGCCGCGGTGGGCTCCGCCGAGGTCCGGGCCGCCTATCCGTACCGGATCTCCGCCGGTGACGGTGCCGCCCAGGGCTCCGCGATCCTCAGCAGACATCCGCTCGTCCCCGACGGCGAGGTGGCCGGCGAACTGGCGATGCCCCGGGCCCAGGTCACCGTCCGCGGCCACCGGCTGCGCTTCCAGGTCGCCCACCCCATGCCGCCGCTGCCCGGCACGCTGGACACCTGGCGTGCCGAACTGGGCCGGCTGCGCGGCCTGGCCGCACGGCACGACGGCCGGCCCCTGGTCATCGCGGGTGACTTCAACGCCTCACAGGACCACGCCGCCTTCCGCGCCCTGCTCGACACCGGTCTGCGGGACAGTGCCCGGGCGGTGGGCAGTGCCCGTACGCCTTCCTGGCCGGCGGGCACCGCGCCACCGCTGGGCGCACAGATCGATCATGTGCTGGCCGGTGACGCGCTGCGGCCGTGCGCCGCCCGCTTCCTGGACCTGCCGGACACCGACCACCGCGCCCTGCTCGTCCGGCTCACCCTGTATGCGGGGCACTGA
- a CDS encoding XdhC/CoxI family protein translates to MLDIAEELHRWVGQGRDFAVATVVAVRGSAPRRPGAALAVDADGAAVGSVSGGCVEGAVYELCQEALRSGETVLERFGYSDEDAFAVGLTCGGVIDVLVTPVRAVRPVRAVRAEPEAGGVREAGGVREAGAGVRVDGGAGRFPGLPDGHHETLAHALAAAAGGEAAALARVVGGPAAQLGRALLVRPDGSSTGSLGGHPELDRTAARETAALLDAGRTTTVEIGAGFTSQGRRETGGPGEPGGAAGGGSRCGEPVVLLVESSVPAPRMIVFGAVDFAAALVRAGKFLGHHVTVCDARPVFATAARFPEADEVVVDWPHRYLDTQELDSRTVLCVLTHDAKFDVPLLERALRLPVAYVGAMGSRRTHQDRLVRLRAAGLTETELGRLHSPIGLDLGARTPEETALSIAAEIVASRRGGTGVPLTGAHTPIHHDAAAPAAPAVRRIGSVA, encoded by the coding sequence ATGCTGGACATCGCCGAGGAGCTGCACCGGTGGGTCGGGCAGGGCCGCGACTTCGCGGTGGCCACGGTGGTGGCCGTACGGGGCAGCGCGCCCCGCCGCCCCGGTGCCGCGCTGGCCGTGGACGCCGACGGAGCGGCGGTCGGGTCGGTCTCCGGCGGCTGCGTGGAGGGGGCGGTGTACGAACTGTGCCAGGAGGCACTGCGCAGCGGGGAAACGGTTCTGGAGCGCTTCGGGTACAGCGACGAGGACGCCTTCGCGGTCGGGCTGACCTGCGGCGGTGTGATCGACGTCCTCGTCACGCCGGTACGGGCGGTACGGCCGGTACGGGCGGTACGGGCGGAACCGGAGGCAGGAGGAGTACGGGAGGCAGGAGGAGTACGGGAGGCAGGGGCGGGCGTCCGCGTGGACGGCGGAGCGGGACGGTTTCCCGGACTGCCGGACGGACACCACGAGACGCTCGCCCATGCGCTGGCCGCCGCGGCCGGCGGCGAGGCGGCGGCCCTGGCCCGGGTCGTCGGCGGACCGGCCGCGCAGCTCGGCCGCGCCCTGCTCGTACGGCCCGACGGCAGCAGCACCGGCAGCCTGGGCGGCCACCCCGAGCTGGACCGTACCGCCGCCCGGGAGACCGCCGCGCTGCTGGACGCCGGCCGCACCACCACCGTGGAGATCGGCGCCGGCTTCACCTCGCAAGGGCGCAGGGAAACGGGAGGGCCGGGGGAGCCCGGCGGCGCGGCGGGCGGCGGCAGCCGCTGCGGCGAGCCCGTCGTCCTGCTCGTGGAGTCCTCGGTCCCGGCACCCCGCATGATTGTTTTCGGGGCCGTCGACTTCGCCGCCGCGCTGGTGCGGGCCGGCAAGTTCCTCGGCCATCACGTCACCGTCTGCGACGCCCGCCCGGTCTTCGCCACCGCCGCCCGCTTCCCCGAGGCCGACGAGGTCGTGGTCGACTGGCCGCACCGCTACCTGGACACCCAGGAGCTGGACTCCCGTACGGTCCTGTGCGTCCTGACCCACGACGCCAAGTTCGACGTGCCGCTGCTGGAGCGGGCCCTGCGGCTGCCGGTCGCCTACGTCGGCGCCATGGGCTCACGCCGTACGCACCAGGACCGGCTCGTACGGCTGCGTGCCGCCGGCCTCACCGAGACCGAACTCGGCCGGCTGCACTCGCCCATCGGCCTGGACCTCGGTGCCCGTACGCCAGAGGAGACCGCGCTGTCCATCGCGGCGGAGATCGTCGCGAGCCGGCGCGGTGGCACCGGCGTCCCGCTGACCGGCGCCCACACCCCGATCCATCACGACGCGGCGGCCCCGGCGGCCCCGGCGGTCCGGCGCATCGGCTCGGTGGCCTGA
- a CDS encoding MgtC/SapB family protein, translating into MVNEWHLAGNIAAGLGFGAVIGLERQWRARMAGLRTNALVAAGSALFVLLSQYGFAAATSTTGYDGSRVAAQIVSGIGFLGAGVIMRDGLNVRGLNTAATLWCSAAVGALAGTGLYAVAALGTAGVVGANLVLRPLGRRLDREPGGGAEVATDYYFEAVCTEPEEAHIRALVVQAVSRPGFRLRAVHSRDAGAHGEAPEQVTVAAELTTDRRDDSLLEEAVSRLSLEPAVSAVSWTVLNNPDGGEEDFGRDAPARARSRSRHRVRDFFPGPGGGRRH; encoded by the coding sequence ATGGTGAACGAGTGGCACCTGGCGGGCAACATCGCCGCCGGACTCGGTTTCGGGGCGGTCATCGGCCTGGAGCGCCAGTGGCGCGCCCGGATGGCCGGACTGCGGACGAACGCGCTGGTCGCCGCCGGGTCCGCGCTGTTCGTGCTGCTGTCGCAGTACGGCTTCGCCGCCGCCACGAGCACCACCGGCTACGACGGCTCACGCGTGGCCGCGCAGATCGTCTCCGGCATCGGCTTCCTGGGCGCCGGCGTCATCATGCGCGACGGTCTGAACGTACGCGGCCTGAACACCGCCGCCACACTGTGGTGTTCGGCCGCCGTCGGAGCGCTCGCCGGCACCGGCCTGTACGCGGTCGCGGCGCTGGGCACGGCAGGTGTGGTCGGCGCGAACCTGGTGCTGCGACCGCTGGGCCGGCGGCTGGACCGGGAGCCCGGGGGCGGCGCCGAGGTCGCCACCGACTACTACTTCGAGGCGGTGTGCACCGAGCCCGAAGAGGCACACATCCGGGCGCTGGTGGTCCAGGCCGTCAGCCGGCCCGGCTTCCGGCTGCGGGCCGTGCACAGCCGGGACGCGGGCGCCCACGGCGAGGCACCGGAGCAGGTGACGGTCGCCGCGGAGCTGACCACCGACCGCCGTGACGACAGCCTCCTGGAAGAGGCCGTGAGCAGACTGTCGCTGGAGCCCGCGGTCAGCGCGGTGAGCTGGACGGTGCTGAACAACCCGGACGGCGGCGAGGAGGACTTCGGCCGGGACGCCCCCGCCCGTGCCCGCTCCCGTTCCCGTCACCGGGTCCGGGACTTCTTCCCCGGGCCGGGCGGCGGGCGGCGGCACTGA
- a CDS encoding helix-turn-helix domain-containing protein — protein sequence MEEGTLKSPAHSTGTMAPAGAPEEPCDYDYDARQWDVREGCEVRQILDRVADKWSLLVIALLDRRTLRFTELRREVDGISQRMLTVTLRQLERDGLVRRTVHPVVPPRVDYALTPLGATLHDTIQSLVTWTEEHQNEIATARAAYDARTQ from the coding sequence ATGGAAGAAGGCACTTTGAAGTCACCGGCTCACTCCACGGGAACCATGGCGCCCGCCGGGGCGCCGGAAGAACCGTGCGACTACGACTACGACGCGCGGCAGTGGGACGTACGGGAGGGCTGTGAGGTCCGGCAGATCCTGGACCGGGTCGCCGACAAGTGGTCGCTGCTGGTCATCGCCCTCCTGGACCGGCGCACCCTGCGCTTCACCGAACTGCGGCGCGAGGTCGACGGCATCAGCCAGCGCATGCTGACCGTGACGCTGCGTCAGCTCGAACGTGACGGGCTCGTACGCCGCACCGTGCACCCCGTCGTCCCGCCGCGCGTGGACTACGCCCTCACGCCGCTCGGCGCCACGCTGCACGACACCATCCAGTCGCTGGTGACATGGACGGAGGAGCACCAGAACGAGATCGCCACCGCGCGCGCCGCGTACGACGCCCGCACGCAGTGA